The genome window AATTAAAGATCCGGAAATCTTTTGTGAAGGAAGACAAAAGGCGCATTCGGATCATCGTTTTTTTGCCTCTTATGAGGACCTGGAAGGGGAAGGAGACGCCCTTCGGATTTGCTTAAATGGCGTCTGGAAGTTCCATTATGCGAAGAATTACAGGTCCACGCTTCCCGGCTTTGAAGCGGAAGAATATGATACGGAAGGCTGGGACGATATCCGGGTGCCGTCCCATATCCAGCTTGAAGGGTATGATGTCCCGCAGTATGTCAATGTGCAGTATCCCTGGGAAGGCCATGAGGAAATAAGTCCGGGGCAGATTCCGGAGCGTTTTAACCCTGTGGCGAGTTATGTGACCTACATGGAGATCCCGGGGAGAATGCAGGGCAAACGTCTTTTCGTTGTGTTTGAAGGGGCGGAAAGCGGACTGGCCTTGTGGCTGAATGGAGCGTATGTCGGTTACAGTGAGGATTCCTTTACCCCATCGGAATTCGAGATTACGGAGTATGTAAAAGAGGGAAGAAATAAGCTGGCCGTACAGGTGTTTAAATGGACGGCGGGAAGCTGGTGTGAGGATCAGGATTTCTTCCGTTTCTCGGGAATTTACCGTGATGTGTACCTCTATGCGGTGCCGGAAGTACATGTGCATGACCTGAAGATCTGCGCGGGCCTTGCCGAAGACCTGCGCGCGGGAACGCTGGAGATAGAAGCGGCTGTCTGGGGACGGGGGAGGATGAAAATCCTCCTGCAAAAAGATGGCGAAACGTTGCTGGAAGGCGAGATCTGTCTTAGGGAAGGCGAGAGGAATTGCTATACCCATGAGATCAGCCGGCCGCAGCTTTGGAGCGCGGAAGATCCGCAGCTTTATGAGCTGCTGCTGGAGATTTATGATACAAAAGGTCAGCTGCAGGAGATCATTCCGGAGAAGGTCGGCTTTCGGCGGTTTGAGCTGAAAAACGGGCTGATGCAGTTAAATGGGAAACGGATCGTGTTCAAGGGTGTGAACCGCCATGAATTTCATACGGTGACGGGGAGATGCATGGACCCGGAGGATATCCGGAAGGACCTGGTCACGATGAAACGGCATAATATCAATGCAGTCCGTACCAGCCATTACCCGAATATGAGTGCATTTTACCGGTTGTGCGATGAATATGGCTTGTATGTGATGGACGAGATGAATCTGGAGACGCATGGAACCTGGGAGATGCCGGAGGGAATCGCCCCGATGGATGAGATTCTGCCAAAGGACCGGAAGGAGTGGGCGGCCCTGGTGATGGACCGTGCGGTCTCCATGTATGAGAGAGACAAGAATCACCCCTGTATTCTGATCTGGTCCTGTGGAAATGAATCCTTTGGAGGGAAGGATATTCACGCCGTGTCACGGTATTTTCGGGTAAATGATCCTGCGCGTCTGGTGCACTATGAAGGAGTGTATCAGGACCGCAGCTATAATGATACCAGCGATATAGAAAGCCGCATGTACCCGAGCGCCAAGGAGATTCAGGAGTTCCTGTGTCAGAACCGAAAGAAGCCGTTTCTTTGTTGCGAGTATACCCATGCGATGGGAAATTCCTGTGGCGCTATGCATAAGTATACGGATTTGAGTGACCATGAGCCTTTGTATCAGGGCGGATTCATCTGGGATTATATTGATCAGTCTCTGGTGAAAAAAGATCGCTACGGCAGGGAATATCAGGCATACGGCGGAGATTTCGGAGACCGTCCTACAGATTATAATTTCAGCGGAAACGGAATCGTGTACGGTAAAGAACGCGAGCCATCTCCCAAGATGCAGGAGATAAAGTTCAACTATCAAAATATCACCTTGCAGGTGGAAAACGGCAGAGTGGTAATCTGCAATAAGCATCTGTTTACCAACACCAGTGCATATACCTGTATGGTCATAGTGGAAAAAAATGGTGTCGAAATTTTACGAAGAGAAATGCAGACGGAGGTGGAACCACTGACAAAGAAAGTCTATTTGCTGCCAATCCTTTATGAAAAAGGGGAGGGAGAATATGTGGTCACGGTTTCCTTCCGGCTGAAGGAGGACACTCTGTGGGCTAAAAGAGGATATGAGGTTGCCTTTGGGCAGGCGGTGCACAGGGTATACCCAAGGGCATCCCGCATGGCCATTCGGCCGTTTCACGAGGTATACGAAAGAAGAAAAGACGATGGGAAAAAGCAGGAGAAGGCCCCGGAGGTGATTCACTCGAACAATAATCTGGGAGTGAGAGGCGAGCATTTTGAAGCGATGTTCTCTTACCTGAGCGGTGGGCTGGTGTCTTACCGGTATGCGGGGAAAGAACTGCTTAAGGCAATCCCGCGTCCGAATTTCTGGCGGGCGCCGGTGGACAATGACTACGGGAGCTTAATGCCGATGTATTATGCCCAGTGGAAGATTGCCAGTCTGTATCTGTCCTATAAGAGATATCGGGGAGAACAGCGGTGTACGGTGATTATGCCTGAGATCGCGGAGGCGAAGGACAGCGTTACCGTTACCTACACTTACCTGATGCCGACTGCGCCGGAGAGCTCCTGTCGTCTGGCATACCGGGTGTTTGCCGATGGAAGAATCAAGGTGACACTTTATTATGATAAGGTGGAGGCTCTCGGGGATATGCCGGAGTTCGGCGTGATCATGAAGTTCGATGCGGATTATGACCGGCTGAAATGGTATGGTCTGGGTCCCCAGGAGACTTATGCGGACCGGAAGAGGGGAGCAAAGCTGGGAATTTACCGAAATAAGGTCAGCGATAACATGGCAGCTTATCTTTGTCCTCAGGAGTGCGGGAATAAAGAGGAAGTGCGCTATGTGGAGCTGGCAGATCGGAAAGGAAGAGGAATCCGGTTTTCTATGGACGAGGAAAATGGGCCCATGAGTTTTTCAGCGCTTCCCTTTACCCCGCATGAACTGGAATGTGCCCGGCATTCCTATGAATTGCCGGAGGTGCACTATACGGTAGTCCGGATCGCGAAAGGGCAGATTGGGGTTGCCGGGGATGACAGCTGGCTGACACTGCCGCATCCGGAGTACCGGCTTGCGGTGGAAGATAAGATGGAATTCAGTTTTTGGATGCAGGGAATCTGATGTGATGGAAGAGGAATGCCTGGAAGCGGTTTAAGCTTTCAGGCATTCCTGCAATAAGGCTGCATGTAAGGGCCGGGAACCCTCCTCAAATGTATAACATATAGTATAGAGAAACCGTAACTTATATAGGTATGCAGAAATATGAGAGAATATGTGAAATTATCATTAGAAACCCATTTGTTTTTTGGAAGGATCATGAAAGAACACTCGCTGTTTCTTCTGGCCGGATTTCCGGAAGGGGAGATGGAGATGAGAAAACAGGCGGATTGGTTACGAAAGGAGTTTGAAGACGGCTTAAAGAGGACTGTGCAATTGAGCGACGGCGTTGTGGGAGAGTCAATTCTTGAATCAGGAGAAATTGTGACAGAATTTACGCATAAAGCGGAGCAGCAGACAGAGAGGCTGGCCGGTATTCCCATTGACAGCAGGATTACGGAGGCAGAACAGAAACTGCGCTCCGGGTGTCGGTTTATGGTGAATCAGAATATGGTGCGGAATGTACGGATGCTGAATCGGCGGATGCTTAGTTTAGTGAACGGGCTGATTGAATTCAAAGAACGGATTTTAAGGGAAGTGAAGGAATGCAGGCTGTATACGTCAAATTATCCGCTTTTGGTTGAGCACATTCTGCGGGAGGCGCGGTTGTACCGCTCTATCATTTCAGAACTTGAACAAAGAGGAAGGATTTCCTCGAAGGATTTAAGGGAAACTGAAATGTTCTGGAACCAGATTATGATGGAGCATGCGCAGTTTATCCGGGGGCTTTTGGACCCGACGGAGTGCGAACTGATTGAAACGGCGGAAGGATTCGCAAAGGACTATCGCCGCCTTCTGAAGGAAGCGAAGGAACAGGATATGCGCGCTTTGGAAGAAATGACGAAGCGGAGCATCAGGATAACTAAGGATTATCAGCAGTTTAAGAGTGCAGGAACAGCAGGGATCGTTGGATGTCAGATCCGTTCTGTGATATTGCCATTGCTTGCGGATCATGTGCTTAGAGAGGCAAACCATTATCTGAGGATTCTGGAGGTTTGATTCGGACTGCTGCAAAAGGTGAAGGGGAGGACGTGAGGTCCTCTCCTTTTACAATTTTCTGGATTTATCGGCGCCGGCATTGATGCAGTCGATGACGGTCGCGCGGAATCCGCCTTTTTCCAGCGCCTCGCAGCCTTCGATGGCCGTTCCGCCGGGGGAGGTTACCATATCCTTAAGTGCGCCCGGGTGAATGCCGGTCTCCAGCAGCATCTTTGCGGTGCCAAGACAGGTCTGAGCGGCCAGACGGTAGGAGGCGGCACGGGTGAGACCCTGCTTCACGCCGCCGTCGGCCATGGCTTCCACGAACATGGCGATATAGGCCGGTCCGCTTCCGGAAAGACCACATACGGCGTCGAGCAGATTTTCGGGAACCATTTCTACAATTCCCATGGTCTCGAAAATCGATGTGGCAAGTGCAAGCTCCTCCTCGGTAAGATCATTATCCGAACAGAGTGCGAAAGCCCCTTCCAGCACGATGGCCGGAGCGTTCGGCATAGTGCGGAGGATCCGGGGAGTTCCGTCGATCATAGCGCGCAGACGTTCCACAGAAATCCCTGCCATGACGGAGATGATCGCCTTGTTATCCAGCGCATGTTTGCACTTCGCAAGAGTCGCCTCCGCATTCTGCGGCTTTACAGCGAGCAGGATGATATCGCAATTTTGACAAAGGTCTTCATAGCCGGAAGCCAGATGGACGCCCCAGGTGCCTGCCTTTTCCATCATCTTGGGATTGGTATCGTAGACATAGGCTGTGTCGCGGGAGATCACACCCGCGTCAAGTGCGCCGCGAAGGATCGCGCCGCCCATATTCCCACAGCCGATAATTCCGAAATTCTTTGTAATCATGATGTAGTTCACTCCTTTAAGCATTGAATCAGGGTCGATGGTTTTTGTCAGTATATAACAGCGGGGGAGTGATGTCAAGAAAATCCGTGGTGGGAAAAGGGGCACCAGAAAGAGAAAGTAACAGGCGCCAGCAAATTGGTTGGCAGTTTTACTGAAAAATGGTGTTTTGTGTGAGCAAAAATATGTTATACTGGGAGTACCAGAAAGACTGGGGGAAGAGCGCTATGAAATATGACGAGATTGTTGCATGGTGGAAAAAGGAGCAAAAAGAAACTGCAGAGGATATTTATACACTATTAGATAACTTTCGCATTCTTTTTGCCTATCATTCGGGAAGAATAGAGAATGAGGCAATTACGCTCCACGATACAAGGGAAGTATTTGAAAATGGAAGAGTGGTTGGCTATACGGGAGATTTGCGAACTCTGTTTGAGATAAAAAATCAAAAAGACTGTTTTGAAGATTTAGTGGAAAAGATTGTGAAAAAGGAAGAGATTACCCTGGATTTGATTCGGGAGTTGCACAGGCAGCTAATGAAGGGCTGTTATGATGAGACCAGATATCGGAAAGGAGAACGTCCGGGAGAGTGGAAAAAGCATGATTATGTTACGGGGGACGGAATCGGAGCGGCGCCTGAAGAGGTAACGGAGGAGCTGACAGATCTGCTTGACGAGGTGAGGGAAGCCGAGGGCGGAGATGTCATGACGATCGCAGCATATCTGCATTTGCGATTTGAGGAAATACACCCGTTTGCCGATGGTAACGGCCGCGTGGGAAGAACACTCATGAATTATTACCTGATGACGCATGATTATCCGCCTCTCATTTTGCATGAGGAGGACAAGAGGACCTATTATCTGTCCTTGACCGTTTATGATAAAACGGGAAAAATCGACGGGTTTATCCAGTTCCTAAAAGAACAGATGGTGAAGACCTGGGAGAAAAAGAAGCTAAGGCCGGCTCGGCTTAACATGTTTTTATAAAGGAGGAATACGAATGAATTACGAAGGTCAAATCTGCAGAGCGCCGATGGAAAGGGCGTCTTTTATGCTGCCGGTGATGGTGGGCTGTTCCTACAACCGCTGTAAATTCTGCAACCTGTTCCGGCATTTAAAATACCGGGAACTTCCGATGGAAGAGATTGAAAATGAGTTAAAAAGAGTGCAGGTGGCGGGCGGAAAGCCGAAAAAGATTTTTCTGGGGGACGGAAATGCGTTCGGACTTCGCACGGGACATCTGCTGGAGATTCTGGAACTGATCAGGACCTATTTCCCGGAATGTGAATGCGTCAATATGGACGCTACGGTGACGAGTATTCTGAATAAATCTGATGAGGAACTGCGTTTATTGTATGAAATGGGTGTGCGGCACCTGTATCTGGGGATTGAGAGCGGCCTTGACGATGTGCTTCTGTTTATG of Roseburia hominis contains these proteins:
- the proC gene encoding pyrroline-5-carboxylate reductase — translated: MITKNFGIIGCGNMGGAILRGALDAGVISRDTAYVYDTNPKMMEKAGTWGVHLASGYEDLCQNCDIILLAVKPQNAEATLAKCKHALDNKAIISVMAGISVERLRAMIDGTPRILRTMPNAPAIVLEGAFALCSDNDLTEEELALATSIFETMGIVEMVPENLLDAVCGLSGSGPAYIAMFVEAMADGGVKQGLTRAASYRLAAQTCLGTAKMLLETGIHPGALKDMVTSPGGTAIEGCEALEKGGFRATVIDCINAGADKSRKL
- a CDS encoding Fic family protein, with the translated sequence MSKNMLYWEYQKDWGKSAMKYDEIVAWWKKEQKETAEDIYTLLDNFRILFAYHSGRIENEAITLHDTREVFENGRVVGYTGDLRTLFEIKNQKDCFEDLVEKIVKKEEITLDLIRELHRQLMKGCYDETRYRKGERPGEWKKHDYVTGDGIGAAPEEVTEELTDLLDEVREAEGGDVMTIAAYLHLRFEEIHPFADGNGRVGRTLMNYYLMTHDYPPLILHEEDKRTYYLSLTVYDKTGKIDGFIQFLKEQMVKTWEKKKLRPARLNMFL
- a CDS encoding glycoside hydrolase family 2 TIM barrel-domain containing protein, with translation MNRFDYEKIKDPEIFCEGRQKAHSDHRFFASYEDLEGEGDALRICLNGVWKFHYAKNYRSTLPGFEAEEYDTEGWDDIRVPSHIQLEGYDVPQYVNVQYPWEGHEEISPGQIPERFNPVASYVTYMEIPGRMQGKRLFVVFEGAESGLALWLNGAYVGYSEDSFTPSEFEITEYVKEGRNKLAVQVFKWTAGSWCEDQDFFRFSGIYRDVYLYAVPEVHVHDLKICAGLAEDLRAGTLEIEAAVWGRGRMKILLQKDGETLLEGEICLREGERNCYTHEISRPQLWSAEDPQLYELLLEIYDTKGQLQEIIPEKVGFRRFELKNGLMQLNGKRIVFKGVNRHEFHTVTGRCMDPEDIRKDLVTMKRHNINAVRTSHYPNMSAFYRLCDEYGLYVMDEMNLETHGTWEMPEGIAPMDEILPKDRKEWAALVMDRAVSMYERDKNHPCILIWSCGNESFGGKDIHAVSRYFRVNDPARLVHYEGVYQDRSYNDTSDIESRMYPSAKEIQEFLCQNRKKPFLCCEYTHAMGNSCGAMHKYTDLSDHEPLYQGGFIWDYIDQSLVKKDRYGREYQAYGGDFGDRPTDYNFSGNGIVYGKEREPSPKMQEIKFNYQNITLQVENGRVVICNKHLFTNTSAYTCMVIVEKNGVEILRREMQTEVEPLTKKVYLLPILYEKGEGEYVVTVSFRLKEDTLWAKRGYEVAFGQAVHRVYPRASRMAIRPFHEVYERRKDDGKKQEKAPEVIHSNNNLGVRGEHFEAMFSYLSGGLVSYRYAGKELLKAIPRPNFWRAPVDNDYGSLMPMYYAQWKIASLYLSYKRYRGEQRCTVIMPEIAEAKDSVTVTYTYLMPTAPESSCRLAYRVFADGRIKVTLYYDKVEALGDMPEFGVIMKFDADYDRLKWYGLGPQETYADRKRGAKLGIYRNKVSDNMAAYLCPQECGNKEEVRYVELADRKGRGIRFSMDEENGPMSFSALPFTPHELECARHSYELPEVHYTVVRIAKGQIGVAGDDSWLTLPHPEYRLAVEDKMEFSFWMQGI
- a CDS encoding DUF2935 domain-containing protein — encoded protein: MKLSLETHLFFGRIMKEHSLFLLAGFPEGEMEMRKQADWLRKEFEDGLKRTVQLSDGVVGESILESGEIVTEFTHKAEQQTERLAGIPIDSRITEAEQKLRSGCRFMVNQNMVRNVRMLNRRMLSLVNGLIEFKERILREVKECRLYTSNYPLLVEHILREARLYRSIISELEQRGRISSKDLRETEMFWNQIMMEHAQFIRGLLDPTECELIETAEGFAKDYRRLLKEAKEQDMRALEEMTKRSIRITKDYQQFKSAGTAGIVGCQIRSVILPLLADHVLREANHYLRILEV